One Acidimicrobiia bacterium DNA window includes the following coding sequences:
- a CDS encoding antibiotic biosynthesis monooxygenase, which translates to MALMVVLHRVDDYGAWRKVYDEVAPLQKSAGVLEESVYRMTDDPDHVLVLHRFATADEAEAFLASDELRAAMGRAGVQPDSLRAELFEEA; encoded by the coding sequence ATGGCGCTCATGGTGGTACTGCACCGGGTCGACGACTACGGCGCGTGGCGGAAGGTGTACGACGAGGTCGCGCCCCTGCAGAAGTCGGCAGGGGTGCTCGAGGAGAGCGTCTACCGGATGACGGACGACCCGGACCACGTCCTCGTCCTGCACCGGTTCGCGACCGCCGACGAGGCGGAGGCCTTCCTCGCGAGCGACGAACTGCGTGCGGCGATGGGCCGCGCGGGCGTGCAACCCGACTCGCTGCGCGCCGAGCTCTTCGAAGAGGCCTGA
- a CDS encoding Sir2 family NAD-dependent protein deacetylase — MSDVATIAGVLRDAQRIVVLTGAGISTGSGIPDFRGPEGVWTKDPAAEKRATIQHYVSDPEHRKRAWRGRVEGDIWQGEPNAGHYALAELERRAALDTLVTQNVDGLHHLAGNSPEKIIEIHGSVREAKCLSCGWHGPMEETIDRVRAGEEDPPCLLCGGMLKAAAISFGENLVPADLHRSQLAAANCDLFLAVGTSLVVYPVAGLPELALRNDATLMVLTAEETPYDQYASAVVHDRLEAVLPAIVDEV, encoded by the coding sequence GTGTCCGACGTCGCGACGATCGCCGGAGTATTGCGCGACGCGCAACGGATCGTCGTGCTCACCGGCGCCGGGATCTCCACCGGATCGGGTATCCCCGACTTCCGCGGACCTGAAGGCGTCTGGACCAAGGACCCCGCCGCGGAGAAGCGAGCGACGATCCAGCACTATGTGTCGGATCCCGAGCACCGCAAGCGTGCGTGGCGCGGACGGGTCGAGGGTGACATCTGGCAAGGCGAGCCGAACGCCGGCCACTACGCGCTCGCCGAGCTCGAGCGCCGCGCCGCGCTCGACACGCTGGTCACGCAGAACGTCGACGGGCTGCATCACCTCGCCGGCAATTCGCCGGAGAAGATCATCGAGATCCACGGCAGCGTGCGCGAGGCGAAGTGCCTCTCGTGTGGTTGGCACGGGCCGATGGAGGAGACGATCGATCGCGTGCGCGCCGGCGAGGAAGACCCGCCGTGCCTGCTGTGCGGTGGGATGTTGAAGGCCGCGGCGATCTCCTTCGGCGAGAACCTCGTGCCGGCCGACCTGCACCGCTCACAGCTCGCGGCAGCGAACTGCGATCTGTTCCTCGCGGTGGGCACGTCGCTCGTGGTGTACCCGGTCGCCGGACTGCCCGAGCTCGCGCTCCGCAACGACGCCACACTCATGGTGCTCACTGCCGAGGAGACGCCGTACGACCAGTACGCGAGCGCCGTCGTGCACGACCGACTCGAAGCGGTGTTGCCGGCAATCGTCGACGAGGTCTGA
- the meaB gene encoding methylmalonyl Co-A mutase-associated GTPase MeaB, with protein sequence MDTLAQQVIDGDRRALARAITLVESTRGDHREDAEQLLAEVLPHTGEAVRIGISGAPGAGKSTFIEALGLYLVEREHRVAVLAVDPSSTRSGGSILGDKTRMEDLTRSPLAFVRPSPTRGTLGGVARRTREAMLLCEAAGFDVVLVETVGVGQSEVKVAAMVDLFLVLVAPGAGDELQGLKRGIMELADLVVVNKSDGELARAAGVTAGDYASALHLMRPRTPAWTPRVLQCSALLGEGIDAVWDAVADFRAAVGTTLSVRRAEQAREWMWSEVTEALLDALRGDERVAALAARLENAVAAGQTTPTAAAAAIVEALKP encoded by the coding sequence GTGGATACCCTCGCCCAGCAGGTGATCGACGGGGATCGGCGCGCGTTGGCGCGGGCGATCACGTTGGTCGAGTCGACACGGGGTGACCACCGCGAGGACGCGGAACAACTCCTCGCCGAGGTGCTGCCGCACACGGGCGAGGCGGTCCGGATCGGGATCTCCGGAGCGCCGGGTGCGGGGAAGTCGACCTTTATCGAGGCGCTGGGCCTCTACTTGGTCGAGCGAGAGCATCGCGTCGCCGTCCTCGCCGTCGATCCGTCCAGCACGCGCAGCGGTGGGTCGATCCTCGGCGACAAGACGCGCATGGAAGATCTGACGCGATCACCCCTCGCGTTCGTGCGGCCGTCGCCCACCCGGGGAACGCTCGGTGGCGTCGCTCGGCGTACACGCGAAGCGATGCTGCTGTGCGAGGCCGCCGGGTTCGACGTCGTACTCGTCGAAACCGTCGGTGTCGGGCAGTCGGAGGTGAAGGTCGCTGCCATGGTCGATCTGTTTCTCGTGCTCGTTGCGCCGGGTGCCGGCGACGAGTTGCAGGGTCTGAAGCGCGGGATCATGGAGCTCGCCGATCTCGTCGTCGTGAACAAGTCGGACGGCGAACTCGCGCGCGCTGCGGGCGTGACCGCCGGTGACTACGCGAGCGCGCTGCACCTCATGCGGCCGCGCACGCCGGCATGGACACCGCGAGTGCTCCAGTGCTCCGCGCTTCTTGGCGAGGGCATCGACGCGGTGTGGGATGCCGTCGCAGACTTCCGCGCCGCGGTCGGTACGACCCTTTCGGTGCGGCGCGCCGAGCAGGCCCGGGAGTGGATGTGGTCCGAGGTCACCGAGGCTCTCCTCGACGCGCTCCGCGGCGACGAGCGGGTCGCCGCCCTGGCCGCGAGGCTCGAGAACGCGGTTGCAGCAGGCCAGACAACGCCCACAGCAGCTGCTGCGGCGATCGTGGAGGCCCTGAAACCCTGA
- a CDS encoding cysteine desulfurase family protein has translation MTPTGAYLDYAATTPMRPEAVAAMAPFLAGNFGNPSGGHSVARAAKTALEEARETVADALGASPGEVVFTAGGSEADNLAVKGAARAAREAGLGDGVVTVAFEHKAVLASCDRLVRAGFRVTRVQARRDGIVDLAALEDALDDRTVLVSVMLVNNEVGTIQPLDALSELVRARAPRAVVHTDAVQAVPWLDVSRATQPAHLVSISAHKFGGPKGTGALVVRGVVPLEPMIEGGGQEQGLRAGTSDVAGAVAMAAALEATVASRDVDGARIATMRDRLVDGLLASISGSFENGERGQKVAGNAHVGFEGVEAEALLVMLDTAGVCAAAGSSCSSGATEPSHVLEAMGVPRDAALSSIRLSLGHASVDRDVDVALAVVPEAVAKLRAAGTVT, from the coding sequence GTGACGCCCACCGGTGCCTACCTCGACTACGCCGCGACCACCCCCATGCGGCCGGAGGCGGTCGCGGCGATGGCGCCGTTCCTGGCGGGCAATTTCGGGAATCCGTCGGGCGGTCACTCGGTCGCGCGGGCGGCGAAAACGGCGCTCGAGGAGGCCCGCGAGACCGTTGCCGATGCCCTCGGCGCGAGCCCGGGGGAGGTCGTGTTCACGGCCGGGGGAAGCGAGGCCGACAACCTTGCCGTGAAGGGCGCAGCCCGCGCCGCGCGCGAGGCCGGGCTCGGCGACGGCGTCGTCACCGTGGCGTTCGAGCACAAGGCCGTGCTCGCGTCCTGCGACCGCCTGGTTCGCGCCGGCTTTCGGGTCACGCGCGTGCAGGCCCGCCGCGACGGCATCGTCGACCTCGCCGCGCTGGAGGACGCGCTCGACGATCGCACGGTGTTGGTGTCCGTGATGCTCGTGAACAACGAGGTCGGCACCATCCAGCCTCTCGACGCCCTCTCGGAACTGGTGCGGGCGCGTGCTCCCCGGGCCGTGGTGCACACCGACGCGGTGCAGGCGGTTCCGTGGCTCGACGTGAGCCGTGCCACCCAGCCCGCGCACCTCGTCTCGATCTCCGCGCACAAGTTCGGCGGTCCGAAGGGCACCGGCGCGCTCGTCGTGCGCGGCGTCGTGCCGCTCGAGCCGATGATCGAGGGCGGCGGCCAGGAGCAGGGGCTTCGGGCGGGCACCTCCGACGTTGCCGGCGCTGTCGCGATGGCGGCGGCACTGGAGGCCACCGTTGCTTCACGCGACGTCGACGGTGCGCGCATCGCAACGATGCGCGACCGGCTCGTCGACGGGCTGCTCGCGTCGATCTCGGGCTCGTTCGAGAACGGTGAGCGCGGTCAGAAGGTGGCAGGAAACGCGCACGTCGGCTTCGAGGGTGTCGAGGCGGAGGCGCTCCTCGTGATGCTCGACACGGCCGGTGTGTGCGCGGCCGCGGGCTCGTCGTGCTCGTCGGGTGCCACGGAGCCATCGCACGTCCTGGAAGCGATGGGGGTGCCGCGCGACGCCGCGCTCTCCTCGATCCGGCTCAGCCTCGGACACGCCTCGGTCGACCGCGATGTGGATGTCGCGCTCGCCGTCGTTCCCGAAGCCGTCGCGAAGCTGCGCGCTGCCGGCACCGTCACATGA
- the scpA gene encoding methylmalonyl-CoA mutase, translating into MSHEPTRRDWEELANEESKGNPETLVWHTPEGIAVNPLYTAADLEGLEAVDSLPGFEPFLRGVRATMYSNRPWTVRQYAGFSTAEESNAFYRANLAAGQMGLSVAFDLATHRGYDSDHPRVVGDVGMAGVAIDSVEDMKILFDGIPLDKMTVSMTMNGAVLPVMAGYIVAAEEQGVPEEQLAGTLQNDILKEFMVRNTYIYPPGPSLRIVTDIIEYTTRRMPRFNSISISGYHMQEAGATAVQELGFTLADGIEYARATVDRGLDIDEFAPRFSFFFGIGMNLFMEVAKLRAARLLWSRCMRQLGATKPSSLMLRTHCQTSGVSLTEHDPYNNIVRTTIEALAAVLGGTQSLHTNSFDEAIALPSEFAARVARNTQLILAEESGITHVVDPLGGSYYVEALTNSLATEASKLMEEVEALGGMTKAVESGMPKLRIEEAAARRQAASDRGAEVIVGVNKYRLEQEPEVDVREVDNTSVREQQLARLATLRANRDEARLDDALRALRDGAAGDANLLQLSIEASRARATVGEISDALEDVFGRHRATIRSISGVYGAAYAGDEDYARIHDAVEKFARREGRRPRLLVVKLGQDGHDRGAKVIATAFADLGFDVDVGPLFQTPEEAARDAVENDVHVVGVSSQAAGHKTLVPELIAQLHKQGGGDVLVVVGGVIPAQDYDELRDAGVAAIFGPGTNIPAAASEILGLLSSR; encoded by the coding sequence ATGAGTCACGAGCCGACGCGGCGCGATTGGGAAGAGCTCGCGAACGAGGAGTCGAAGGGCAACCCCGAGACGCTCGTCTGGCACACGCCCGAGGGCATCGCGGTCAACCCGCTCTACACCGCCGCCGACCTCGAGGGCCTCGAAGCCGTCGACTCTCTGCCCGGGTTCGAGCCCTTCCTCCGCGGCGTGCGGGCAACCATGTACTCCAACCGGCCGTGGACCGTCCGTCAGTACGCGGGGTTCTCCACCGCCGAGGAGTCGAACGCCTTCTACCGCGCCAACCTCGCCGCCGGGCAGATGGGGTTGTCGGTGGCCTTCGACCTCGCGACCCACCGCGGCTACGACAGCGACCATCCGCGCGTCGTCGGCGACGTTGGCATGGCCGGTGTCGCGATCGACTCCGTCGAGGACATGAAGATCCTCTTCGACGGTATCCCGCTCGACAAGATGACCGTGTCGATGACCATGAACGGCGCGGTGCTGCCGGTGATGGCCGGCTACATCGTCGCCGCCGAGGAGCAGGGCGTTCCCGAGGAGCAGCTCGCCGGAACGCTACAGAACGACATCCTCAAGGAGTTCATGGTCCGCAACACCTACATCTACCCGCCAGGTCCGAGCCTGCGGATCGTCACCGACATCATCGAGTACACGACGCGGCGCATGCCGCGGTTCAACTCCATCTCGATCTCCGGGTACCACATGCAGGAGGCCGGCGCGACCGCCGTGCAGGAGCTCGGGTTCACGCTCGCTGACGGAATCGAGTACGCGCGCGCCACGGTCGATCGCGGGCTCGACATCGACGAGTTTGCCCCGCGCTTCTCGTTCTTCTTCGGGATCGGCATGAACCTGTTCATGGAAGTGGCCAAGCTGCGCGCCGCGCGCCTGCTGTGGTCACGTTGCATGAGGCAGTTGGGCGCGACAAAGCCGTCGTCGCTCATGCTCCGCACCCACTGCCAGACGTCCGGCGTATCGCTCACGGAGCATGATCCCTACAACAATATCGTTCGCACCACCATCGAGGCGCTCGCCGCGGTGCTCGGCGGTACGCAGAGCCTGCACACGAATTCGTTCGACGAGGCGATCGCGCTGCCCAGTGAGTTCGCGGCGCGGGTTGCTCGCAACACGCAGCTCATCCTCGCCGAGGAGTCGGGCATCACGCATGTGGTCGACCCGCTCGGCGGGAGCTACTACGTCGAGGCCCTCACCAACAGCCTCGCCACTGAAGCTTCGAAGCTGATGGAAGAGGTGGAGGCGCTCGGCGGGATGACCAAGGCGGTCGAGTCGGGCATGCCCAAGCTCCGCATCGAGGAGGCGGCCGCTCGGCGCCAGGCCGCCAGCGATCGCGGCGCGGAAGTGATCGTCGGCGTCAACAAGTACCGACTCGAGCAAGAGCCCGAGGTCGACGTACGCGAAGTCGACAACACGAGCGTGCGCGAGCAACAGCTCGCACGGCTCGCGACCTTGCGCGCCAACCGTGACGAAGCGCGCCTCGACGACGCTCTGCGCGCGCTCCGCGACGGTGCCGCCGGTGACGCCAACCTCCTCCAGCTGTCGATCGAGGCATCGCGCGCGCGCGCGACCGTCGGCGAGATCTCCGACGCGCTCGAGGACGTGTTCGGCCGCCACCGAGCCACGATCCGCAGCATCTCCGGCGTGTACGGCGCGGCGTACGCGGGCGACGAAGACTACGCGCGCATCCACGACGCGGTCGAGAAGTTTGCGAGGCGCGAGGGCCGCCGGCCGCGGCTGCTCGTGGTCAAGCTCGGCCAGGACGGCCACGACCGCGGCGCGAAAGTGATCGCCACCGCGTTTGCCGACCTCGGCTTCGACGTCGACGTCGGGCCGCTCTTCCAGACGCCCGAGGAGGCTGCGCGCGACGCCGTCGAGAACGACGTGCACGTCGTCGGCGTGTCGAGCCAGGCGGCCGGGCACAAGACGCTCGTACCCGAGCTCATCGCACAGCTGCACAAGCAAGGCGGCGGCGACGTGCTCGTCGTCGTCGGTGGCGTGATTCCCGCGCAGGACTACGACGAACTGCGCGACGCCGGCGTCGCCGCCATCTTCGGCCCGGGCACCAACATTCCCGCCGCCGCATCGGAGATCCTGGGCTTGCTCTCATCACGCTGA
- the moeB gene encoding molybdopterin-synthase adenylyltransferase MoeB — MASYRDLLSEAKQRIREVSPEQAEFQLGEAQFLDVREQDEYDQGTIPGAVFIPRGHLESQAESKLPAKEAPVVVFCAGGGRSAFATDTLQQLGYTDIVSMAGGFGRWKNEGRPWITPAALTPEQRNRYGRHILLPEVGEAGQQKLLESKVLLLGAGGLGSPAALYLAAAGVGTLGIVDMDVVDTSNLQRQILHNMDRIGERKVDSAKKTLTQLNPDVDVVTYDVRLGADNVLDVIDGYDVIVDGTDNFPTRYLLNDASLLKRIPVVHGSIFRFEGQVSVFKPYEGPCYRCLLPEPPPPEMAPNCAEAGVLGVLPGIIGSIQALEAIKLVLDVGDPLVGRLLAYDALEESFHTFKVRRDPDCPACGDNAPPIVIAEYDEHCLPHAVLADGTETDSG; from the coding sequence ATGGCGAGCTACCGCGACCTGCTGAGCGAGGCCAAGCAACGCATCCGCGAGGTGTCACCCGAGCAGGCCGAGTTCCAACTCGGTGAGGCGCAGTTCCTCGACGTCCGCGAACAGGACGAGTACGACCAGGGCACCATTCCGGGTGCGGTGTTCATCCCCCGCGGGCACCTCGAGTCCCAGGCCGAGTCGAAATTGCCGGCGAAGGAAGCGCCGGTCGTGGTGTTCTGCGCAGGCGGCGGCCGCTCCGCGTTCGCCACCGACACGCTGCAACAGCTCGGCTACACCGACATCGTGTCGATGGCCGGCGGCTTCGGCCGCTGGAAGAACGAAGGGCGTCCCTGGATCACGCCCGCCGCGCTCACGCCCGAACAGCGCAACCGCTACGGACGTCACATCCTGCTGCCCGAAGTCGGTGAAGCCGGCCAGCAGAAGCTGCTGGAGAGCAAGGTGCTGCTCCTCGGCGCGGGTGGGCTCGGATCGCCGGCTGCGCTGTACCTCGCGGCTGCAGGTGTGGGAACGCTCGGTATCGTCGACATGGACGTCGTCGACACGTCGAACCTCCAGCGTCAGATCCTCCACAACATGGACCGCATCGGCGAGCGCAAGGTCGACTCCGCGAAGAAGACGCTCACGCAGCTCAACCCCGACGTCGACGTCGTCACCTACGACGTGCGCCTCGGCGCCGACAACGTTCTCGACGTGATCGACGGTTACGACGTGATCGTCGACGGCACCGACAACTTCCCGACGCGCTACCTCCTGAACGACGCGTCACTGCTGAAGCGGATCCCCGTCGTCCACGGGTCGATCTTCCGATTCGAGGGGCAAGTGTCGGTGTTCAAGCCCTACGAGGGTCCGTGCTACCGCTGCCTCCTCCCCGAGCCGCCGCCGCCCGAGATGGCGCCGAACTGCGCGGAGGCCGGAGTGCTCGGCGTGCTGCCCGGCATCATCGGCTCGATCCAGGCGCTCGAAGCCATCAAGCTCGTCCTCGACGTCGGCGACCCCTTGGTCGGCCGCCTGCTCGCGTACGACGCGCTCGAGGAGTCGTTCCACACCTTCAAGGTGCGGCGCGACCCCGACTGCCCGGCGTGCGGCGACAACGCGCCGCCGATCGTGATCGCCGAGTACGACGAGCACTGCCTTCCCCACGCGGTGCTCGCGGACGGTACCGAAACCGATTCGGGCTAG
- a CDS encoding EAL domain-containing protein, producing the protein MKSETVLVLSALAGAVFLAIVSMKMVGRRAATTVDRVTELLERNEARFRAMVRDSSDIMAIIDAHGYLTYASPATERILGLDAEALVGTNTFDLIHPEDRPRALQAFDVVKTDPESAERVEFRMHHADGGWRTIEAMSTNLLHDSSIEGLVMSARDVTDRRRAEAELREAQERFRSAFEHAPIGMALMALDGRLFRVNRAMVEVLGRSTDELLRATVRELTHEDDHHACAEALGRLLSGEVPSCQLDLRFMHHDGHPVWVALSWSIVRDVKGNSLYFVCQMEDITERKASGEALAHQAIHDPLTGLPNRALFVDRLGRELMRAASLHSRVAVLFLDLDRFKVVNDSLGHSTGDRLLVAVADRLSGAMRPDDVVARFGGDEFTVLCQNVTSVETAALIAERLSEVIAKPVALVEGEVFVTASIGIAMSEGQGDTPETLLRNADAAMYHAKELGRDRTEVFDAPTHHRAVDDLRTGSALHRAIERGELRMHYQPVLDITRGALTGFEALIRWQHPERGLVPPSEFIPLAEETGLIVPLGVWALEESCRQAVRWHEGSADGTRLSISVNLSPRQLAEPSLPNEVARVLSATGLVADSLWLEITESTVMRDAESALSALGALRALGLHLAVDDFGTGYSSMTYLAQLPVESLKIDRSFVADVGRRADSTAITTAIVSLARALRLKTVAEGIEHPDQLDRLRAMGCEFGQGYLFGPARPADFYGPDPVQAMQVRRRPAEKVA; encoded by the coding sequence ATGAAGTCGGAGACCGTCCTGGTCCTCTCCGCGCTCGCGGGCGCCGTCTTCCTCGCCATTGTGTCCATGAAGATGGTGGGGCGCCGCGCCGCGACCACCGTTGACCGGGTCACCGAGCTGCTCGAGCGGAACGAGGCTCGCTTCCGCGCCATGGTGCGGGACTCGAGCGACATCATGGCGATCATCGACGCGCACGGCTACCTCACCTACGCGAGTCCTGCGACGGAGCGGATCCTCGGGCTCGATGCCGAGGCGCTCGTCGGCACGAACACCTTCGACCTCATCCATCCCGAGGATCGCCCGCGCGCCCTCCAGGCCTTCGACGTCGTGAAGACCGATCCGGAGTCGGCTGAGCGCGTCGAGTTCCGCATGCACCACGCCGACGGCGGCTGGCGCACCATCGAGGCGATGAGCACGAACCTGCTCCACGACTCCTCGATCGAGGGTCTCGTGATGAGCGCGCGCGACGTCACGGATCGACGGCGGGCCGAGGCCGAGCTACGTGAGGCTCAGGAGCGGTTCCGCAGCGCGTTCGAGCACGCGCCGATCGGCATGGCGCTGATGGCGCTCGACGGCCGCTTGTTCCGAGTGAACCGCGCGATGGTGGAGGTCCTCGGACGTTCGACCGACGAGCTGCTGCGCGCAACCGTGCGCGAGCTCACCCACGAAGACGATCACCACGCGTGTGCCGAAGCACTCGGCCGGCTCCTCTCGGGTGAGGTCCCGAGCTGTCAGCTCGACCTGCGGTTCATGCACCACGACGGCCACCCGGTGTGGGTGGCGCTGAGTTGGTCGATCGTGCGCGATGTCAAGGGCAACTCGCTCTACTTCGTGTGCCAGATGGAAGACATCACGGAGCGCAAGGCGAGCGGCGAAGCGCTCGCGCACCAGGCGATCCACGATCCGCTGACGGGTCTCCCGAACCGCGCGCTCTTCGTCGATCGCCTCGGGCGCGAATTGATGCGTGCCGCAAGCCTCCACTCGCGCGTCGCGGTCTTGTTCCTCGACCTCGATCGTTTCAAGGTGGTGAACGACAGCCTCGGTCACTCGACGGGTGACCGGTTGCTCGTCGCCGTCGCCGACCGGCTCAGCGGCGCGATGCGCCCCGACGACGTCGTTGCGCGCTTCGGTGGCGACGAGTTCACGGTCTTGTGTCAGAACGTCACGAGCGTGGAGACGGCTGCGCTCATCGCCGAGCGGCTCTCCGAGGTCATCGCCAAGCCCGTCGCGCTCGTCGAGGGTGAAGTGTTCGTGACCGCCTCGATCGGGATCGCGATGTCCGAAGGACAGGGCGACACTCCCGAAACGTTGCTGCGCAACGCCGATGCCGCCATGTACCACGCGAAGGAACTCGGTCGCGACCGCACCGAGGTCTTCGACGCGCCCACCCATCACCGCGCCGTCGACGACCTGCGGACCGGTAGCGCCCTGCACCGGGCGATCGAACGGGGCGAGCTGCGGATGCACTACCAGCCCGTGCTCGACATCACGCGCGGCGCGCTCACGGGTTTCGAAGCACTGATCAGATGGCAACACCCCGAGCGTGGGCTCGTCCCACCGTCGGAGTTCATCCCGCTCGCCGAGGAGACCGGGCTCATCGTGCCGCTCGGAGTGTGGGCCCTCGAAGAGTCGTGCCGCCAGGCAGTGCGGTGGCACGAAGGCTCCGCCGACGGGACCCGCCTCTCGATCAGCGTGAACCTGTCGCCGCGGCAGCTCGCGGAGCCCTCGCTCCCGAACGAGGTCGCGCGTGTGCTCAGCGCGACGGGTCTGGTCGCCGACTCCCTCTGGCTCGAGATCACCGAGAGCACCGTGATGCGCGACGCCGAGTCGGCACTGAGCGCGCTCGGCGCGCTGCGGGCGCTCGGCCTGCACCTCGCGGTGGACGACTTCGGGACGGGCTACTCGTCGATGACGTACCTCGCGCAGCTGCCGGTCGAGTCACTCAAGATCGACCGCTCGTTCGTGGCCGACGTGGGACGGCGCGCCGACAGCACGGCGATCACCACCGCGATCGTGAGCCTGGCACGCGCGCTCCGGCTGAAGACCGTCGCCGAAGGGATCGAGCACCCGGACCAGCTCGACCGGCTCCGTGCGATGGGCTGTGAGTTCGGCCAGGGCTACCTGTTCGGGCCGGCGCGACCCGCCGACTTCTACGGACCGGACCCGGTGCAGGCGATGCAGGTTCGACGGCGACCCGCAGAAAAGGTCGCCTGA
- a CDS encoding HEAT repeat domain-containing protein has product MCVEDTVTDLIGVLDADPNPKVRHEAVFVIARLGRRDPRVKEVLARAAREDADPLVRQVAFAAAEGRGRDVRSRKALRRREARRASRHAGRLAVWIPSPSR; this is encoded by the coding sequence TTGTGCGTCGAGGACACGGTGACGGATCTGATTGGCGTGCTCGATGCCGATCCGAATCCGAAGGTGCGGCATGAGGCGGTGTTCGTGATCGCTCGGCTCGGGCGTCGCGACCCACGCGTCAAGGAGGTGTTGGCGCGGGCCGCTCGCGAGGACGCCGATCCGTTGGTACGGCAGGTGGCGTTCGCAGCGGCCGAAGGGCGGGGCCGCGATGTGCGCAGTCGGAAGGCGCTGCGACGACGAGAGGCCCGACGGGCGAGCCGTCACGCGGGCAGACTGGCGGTGTGGATACCCTCGCCCAGCAGGTGA
- a CDS encoding cupredoxin domain-containing protein, whose amino-acid sequence MKSRCAAIVAALILLAPALVLVARPAAARVPSGGTVVTVHVRDNVFRPSRLGVKPGTTVRWVNEGRNRHNVTPNSGDAFGSKNLSPGQSYAFRFEDAGKFSYYCTLHGAPGKGQHATLAVGDDVGASDVAPTGSGDSPAPSIASSGRTIRVPADAKTIQGGVDRAKPGDLVLVSPGVYHETVTIATKGIVLRGLDRNRTILDGDFERENGVKVVGADGVAIENLTARNYTENGFYWDGVRGYRGSYLTAYRNGDYGIFSYDSQWGVFDNSYASGSPDAGFYIGQCNPCHAVITDVVSEFNQLGYSGTNAGGDLFIVRSVWRKNRTGIVPNTLDSEELPPQRGATIAGNLVELNGSTDAARSSTEEFDVLYGGGIVLVGASDNKVLRNHAPGNAVIGIAIAPNPALQQNFWPSTGNEVRGNDVQGSSLADLAVILATPADGNCFADNQYGTSAPKNLEQLMPCDGAGTGDPSDGALLITRFLDTSNNPTGRDYKKTPVPPEQQNMANAKNAKARPAGAPPKVDLASVARPS is encoded by the coding sequence GTGAAGTCTCGCTGCGCGGCGATCGTTGCCGCGCTCATCCTCCTCGCACCGGCTCTCGTGTTGGTCGCGCGTCCGGCCGCGGCGCGCGTGCCTTCTGGTGGCACCGTCGTCACGGTCCACGTGCGCGACAACGTGTTCCGTCCGTCGCGTCTCGGCGTGAAGCCCGGCACCACCGTTCGCTGGGTCAACGAGGGTCGGAATCGGCACAACGTCACGCCGAACTCAGGTGACGCCTTCGGCAGCAAGAACCTCTCGCCCGGACAGTCGTACGCGTTCCGCTTCGAGGATGCCGGGAAGTTCTCGTACTACTGCACGCTGCACGGCGCGCCCGGTAAGGGCCAGCACGCCACCCTTGCTGTGGGTGACGACGTCGGCGCGTCCGACGTCGCGCCGACCGGGTCCGGCGACTCGCCCGCGCCCTCGATCGCCTCGTCGGGCCGCACGATTCGCGTCCCCGCCGACGCGAAGACGATCCAAGGGGGAGTCGACCGCGCAAAGCCCGGCGACCTCGTGCTGGTGTCACCGGGCGTGTACCACGAGACGGTCACCATCGCGACCAAGGGCATCGTGCTGCGCGGGCTCGACCGCAACCGCACGATCCTCGACGGCGACTTCGAGCGCGAGAACGGCGTGAAGGTGGTGGGAGCCGACGGCGTCGCGATCGAGAACCTCACCGCGCGCAACTACACCGAGAACGGGTTCTACTGGGATGGCGTTCGCGGGTACCGGGGCTCGTACCTCACGGCGTACCGCAACGGTGACTACGGCATCTTTTCCTACGACTCGCAGTGGGGTGTGTTCGACAACTCGTACGCGTCGGGCAGCCCCGACGCCGGCTTCTACATCGGGCAGTGCAATCCGTGCCACGCGGTGATCACCGACGTCGTGTCGGAGTTCAACCAGCTCGGTTATTCGGGTACGAACGCGGGCGGCGACCTCTTCATCGTTCGCTCCGTTTGGCGCAAGAACCGGACCGGCATCGTCCCGAACACGCTCGACAGCGAGGAGCTGCCGCCGCAACGAGGCGCCACGATCGCGGGCAATCTCGTCGAGCTGAACGGCAGCACCGACGCGGCCCGATCGTCAACGGAGGAGTTCGACGTTCTCTACGGCGGCGGCATCGTGCTCGTCGGCGCGTCGGACAACAAGGTCCTGCGAAACCATGCACCCGGCAATGCTGTGATCGGCATCGCCATCGCGCCCAATCCCGCACTCCAGCAGAACTTCTGGCCGTCGACCGGCAACGAGGTGCGCGGCAACGACGTGCAGGGATCGAGCCTGGCCGACCTCGCAGTGATTCTCGCGACCCCGGCCGACGGCAATTGTTTCGCCGACAACCAGTACGGCACTTCGGCCCCCAAGAACCTCGAGCAGCTCATGCCGTGCGACGGTGCCGGCACCGGTGACCCGAGCGATGGCGCCCTGCTGATCACACGTTTTCTCGACACGTCGAACAATCCGACGGGGCGCGACTACAAGAAGACGCCGGTTCCCCCAGAGCAGCAGAACATGGCGAACGCCAAGAACGCGAAGGCGCGACCAGCGGGCGCGCCACCGAAGGTCGACCTCGCCTCCGTCGCTCGCCCGTCGTAG